The genomic segment GCACGGCCAGATGTCGAGCGCGCCCGCCCGGGCGAGCGGCGCGTTGGTCCCCAGGCCGCCGAAGCTCGTGAACCGCAGGTGGTCGGCGTGCTCCGGAGCGAACGTCCCGGCATAGGATGCGCCGAGGAAGACGGTCACGACGCCGAGCTGGGCCCGGCTCCGGACGAGCGCCTCGGTCAAGGTGCGCGGCTCGCCCGTGCCCTGGCTGACCAGAATGGCGTCGCCGGATCTGACCAGCGTCGGGAGAACCGCATCATCCATGGAGACAGGAGAGTCTATGACCAGGCCATCGGCCGATGCGGGTGCCAGCGACGCGGAGATCATCCAGCTCATCCAGGCGTTCATCGGCGCACAGACCGGCGAGACGCCGCCCGAGATCGTGCGGCTGCACCGCGCGTCGCTGGGCAAGTCGCGCGAGAACTGGTCGCTGGACGCCGTCTGGGGCGGCGACGCGTCCGGGCCCGAGCCCCTCATCGTGCGCCGCGACCCCGAGGGCGGGCTGGTCGACACCGACCGCGAGCTGGAGTTCAACCTGCTGCGGGCGCTGGAGCCCAGCGGCCTGCCGGTCCCGAAGGTGCGCTGGCTGGACGCCACGGGGGAGTGGCTGGGCCGCCCATCGCTGGTCATGCGCCGCCTGGCCGGGGAGTCGGACTACTTCGTCGTCAACAACGACCACCTCCCGCTCGCGACGCGGGTGTCGCTGGCCGAGCGCTTCTGCGACCTGCTGGCCGCGGTGCACCTCGTGCCGTGGGCGCAGCTCGGCCTGGGGGAGATCCTGCCCGACCCCGGGCCCGGCGCCGCCGAGGCCGAGCTGGCCCGCTTCGAGCAGGTCCTGCGCACCGACGAGCTGCGCCGCTACGACGAGATCGAGGCGATCCTGGCCTGGCTGCGCGACCACGCGCCGCGCTCGGAGCCCACGGTGCTCGTGCACGCCGACTTCAAGCCGGGCAACGTGCTGCTGGCCGACGGCGAGATCACCGCGCTGCTGGACTGGGAGCTCGCCCACCTCGGCGACCGCCACGAGGACCTCGGCTGGGTGACCCAGCCGCTGCGCGAGCGCGAGCACCTCATCGCCGGCGCATGGGAACGCGACCAGCTCCTGCAGCGCTACGCCGACGCGACGGGCTTCGACGTCGACGAGGATGCCCTGCACTGGTGGCAGACGTTCGCCACGTTCCGCACCCTCGTCATGCAGGTCAGCGGCCTGCGCGCCTACGTCGAGGACCGGTCCGACAAGGCCTACCGGCCGACGCAGAAGGTGCTGAGCACCGGCATGCGCCAGATCACGAAGGGGAGCGCCGCATGACCGAGCCGCATCTGGACGAGCAGTTCCCGCTGTCGCCCATCGACGACTACATGATCCACCAGACCCCCGATCCGATCCGGGTGATGTGGACCGGCGACCCGCGCGCCTACGAGCGCTACTGGATGGTCTGCCACGACGCGGCCGGCTCGGTCGTCGTCGCCGTCGGCGGGAGCTTCTACCCCAACCTCGACCGGGCCGAGGCCTACGCCATCGTCAGCCACGCCGGCCGGCACACGAGCGTCCGCGCGTTCCGCCGCCTGGGCGTCGACCGGACCGACCTGCGCGTCGGGCCGATCGCGCCCGAGATCATCCGCGGCCTGCGCCACTGGCGGTTCGTGCTGGAGGACAACGACCAGGACCTGGCGTTCGAGATCGACTTCGAGGACACCACCCGCCAGACGTTCCGGGAGCCGCTGTCGACGCTGGCCCACGGCACCCCGCCGGGCCGGCGCAACGACGTCACCACCGGCTTCGAGGGCTTCGGCACCGTCCGCGGCTGGGTGTCGGCCGGCGGGGAGCGCATCGAGCTCGGCGAGGGGTCGGTGGGCACCCGCGACCGCCACTGGGGCACGGGCCGGGGCGTCGGCGGGCCGGCTCTGTCGCTCGGGGGCCGCCTGCACGTCGGCACCAACGGCAACGCCTTCGTGGCCTTCGGGGACTGGACGCTGTGGGGCGACCGCGTCTACTACTACTTCGGCGACAGCCGCCCCGGGTCCGGGCGCGTGCGCCGGCCGACCCGCCGGCTGCGCTTCGAGCCCGACACCAACATCTTCGCCGAGGGCATCATCGACTACCCGCTGGACACCGGCGAGGTCAAGACGCTGCACTACACCAAGATCGACCAGCTCACGACGTTCCTGCGCTGCGGGATGTACGGCGGCACGCCCGACGGCGACATCCACCAGGGCTCCTACGACGGGCCCGATCTCGTGGAGGGCGAGACCTACGAGATCGCGCGGCCGGAGGTGCGGTCTCGCATCGCGGGGCTCGACGAGCACCTGTGCGTGGTCGAGTGCGACGGCGAGCGCTCCATCGGCGTCTACCAGACGATCGACCCGCTGGCCTACGAGAACTGCGCGGCGGGCCGGGCGGGCTGGGCGTTCCTCTAGGTCGCGCCCGGGCCCGGCGCGCACTACGCTCGGCGCGTGGGCGGCGCTGGGATCGAACGGGCGCAGGTCCGGCTCGCCGAGCTGGTGGGCGCGCTGTCGCTGGGCGTCGACCTCGGATTCGGCCAGCCGATGGAGCACGTGCTGCGCCAGTGCCTGATCGCGCTGCGCCTGGCCGAGCGCGTCGGCCTCGACGACGGCTCGCGGGCGGTCGTCTACTACGCGGCGTTGCTGGTCAACGTCGGCTGCCACTCCGACGCCCACGAGCAGGCCAGGTGGTTCGGGGACGACATCGCGCTGCGGGCCGCGCGCTACGAGCATCCGCTGGGCAGCATGCGGGCGACGGTGGCGGGTATGCGGCTGCTCGGCTCGGGCAACCCGCCGCTGCACCGGTTCCGCGTCGGCCTGGAGTTCGCGCTGTCGGGCCGCCAGGCCGTCGACGACATGATCCGCCACCACGCCGAGATGGCCCGGGGCCTGGCCGAGCAGCTCGCCCTGCCCGACGCGGTGCTGGACGCGGTCGGAAGCACCTACGAGCAGTGGGACGGCCGCGGCTGGCCGGGCCGGCTGCGCGGCGACGACGTCCCGATCGCCGCCCGGCTGGCCCAGCTGGCCGAGTTCGTGGAGGTCGCCCACCGGGTCGGCGGCGTCGAGGCGGCCCGGACGTTCGCGCGCGAGCGCGCGGGCACCCAGTTCGACCCGGAGCTGGCGGCGGTCTTCGCCGAGGAGGCCGACCTGCTGCTCGCCGACCTCGACGACGCCGCGACCTGGGATGCCGTCATCGCCGCCGAGCCCATGCTCGTCGGCGCCCTGTCGCCCGACGCCTTCGACGACGCGCTGCTGGCCATCGCCGACTTCGTCGACCTCAAGTCCCCGTTCACGCTCGGCCACGCCCGCGCGGTGTCCGGGCTGGCCGCCGCGGCGGGCGAGCGGCTGGGCCTCGACGCCGGCGAGGTCCGCGCCCTGCGCCGGGCCGGGCTGGCCCACGACCTGGGGCGTCTGGGGATCTCCAACGCGATCTGGGACAAGCCCGGCCCGCTCGGCGCCGGCGAGCGCGAGCGCGTGCGGATGCTGCCCTACCTGACCGAGCGCATGCTGCGCCAGTCCCCGGCCCTGGCGCCGCTGGGCCGGATCGCCGTGGCCCACCGCGAGCGCCTGGACGGCTCGGGCCACCCGCACGGCCTGGCGGGCCCGGCGATCCCGCGCCTGGCGCGGGTCCTCGGCGCCGCCGACGCCTACCAGGCCATGTGCGAGCCGCGCCCGCACCGGCCGGCGCACGGCGCCGGCGAGGCGGCGACCCAGCTGCGCGCCGAGGTCCGTGCGGGCCGCCTGGACCGCGAGGCGGTGGAGGCCGTGCTCGGCGCCGCCGGTCATCGCGTGGCGCGTCGCCGCGAGGGGCCGGCGGGCCTGACCGTGCGGGAGGTCGAGGTCCTGCGGCTGGCCGCCCGGGGCCTGTCGACGCGGGTGATCGCCGAGCGGCTCGTCATCGCGCCGAAGACCGCGGCCAACCACATCGAGCACATCTACACCAAGATCGGCGTGTCGACCCGCGCACAGGCCAGCCTGTTCGCGATGCGCCACGGGCTCCTGCCCGAGGAGCCGCCGGCGTCCGACGGCCTGCCGGCCGATCGCGCCGGCGTCTGACGGGCGCCCTACGCCCCCGCCAGCGGCCAGTCCAGCCCGAGGTCCAGCCCGCGGCGCGGACCGGTGCCCGCCGCGGTGACGAGCTCGAGCAGGGGCGGGGCCACGCGCAGCGCCGGACCGGGCACGCTCCGGCGCAGCCACTCCGCGAGGAGCCCGAGGGCCACGTCCTCGGCCTCGGCGCCCTTGGCGCGCGAGCCCGTGCTGAAGAGCGGGTCGGCCACCACGCGCGGGGCCTTGCCCCCCGGGCGCGCGGCGGCGCCGGCGGCCAGCGGGAGCAGGACGGCGGCCATCTCGTCGGGCGCGAGCGCGGCCGGCCAGGAGGCCGTGGTGTAGCGGCCGCCCTGGGCCCGCCACACGACCTCGCGGCCCGAGCGCCAGCGTGCGTAGGCCTCCGGGTCGCAGACCTGGACGACGGGCTGCACGTCGACCGGGCGCGCGCCGTCGGCGCCGGCGCGGCGCGTCAGCTCCGTGAGCGCCGTGGCGGCGCGCACCACGACGGGCGAGCGGTCGGGCGGGGCGGCGATGCGGACGCCGCCGGCGGCGTCGCGGCAGACCTTGAGCGGGGCGAGGCGGAGGAGGGGCACATCCGGGATATCGGCCGGTGCCCCGCGCGGCCTGAGCCCCGTCCCGGGCCGCTACCGCGCCCCGGGGCCGCCCGGCGCCTCGCGGATGCTGCGGCGCGCGTCGTAGTCGCCCCAGCGAAAGCCGGTCTCGTGGGGCTCGGGGGCCAGCGGCGAGCGGGGGAGCCCGCCCGCCGGGGCGTGCAGGTTGTAGGCGACGGGAGCGAGGTCGTTGGGGCCGTCGGGGTGGAACAGCGACGCCAGGTACTGGAGCTGCCCGCGGCCCGGGCCCTGCTCGAACATGCCCCCGCCGTAGGCGCCGATGTCGTGCGCGCGGCAGTAGTCGTAGGTCTCGAACAGCCGTCGCACGCTGCCGAAGCGCGCGGGCTTGAGGTTGAGCAGCCGGGGCCTCCACGGCAGCGCCCGGATGTCGCCGACGGCGTGGATCGGCTCGTCCCAGGTGACGCGGTCGCGGCGGCCGTCGAGCAGCCCGATCGTGGCCGGCGCGAGCGCGGGGTCCTCGATCCACACCCGCGGCAGGTGCTCGAAGACCCGGCCGTAGAGGACGGGGTCGGCGTCCATGGCGACCGTCGCGTTGCGATACAGCCCCTTCATGTCGACGACGTCGACGCAGTCCAGCGCCGCCAGCTCGGCCAGCAGCGCATCGTCCCAGCTGTCGACGGGGTCGAGCTTGAACCTCAGGCCGGGATCCGCCGCGCGGAGGGCGCGCAGGCGCGCGAGGCCCGCGCGATCGTCGAGCCGCAGGGACACGACGAACGTCACCGGCTCGGCTGCCCGGCCGACGGCGTCCTGCAGCGACAGGCCGCTCTGGCGCAGGGCGAGGTCCAGCGCGGCGCTCTCGAAGGCCCAGCGGCGGTAGTCGCGGGCGCTCTCGCGGATCGGTGCCACCGGGAAGAGGTCGGCGAGCCCGAGCAGGGTGGAGAACGCGTCCAGCGTGCGCGTCCCGCGCAGCCACGAGAGCTCGCCGGCGCCGCGCAGGTGCTCGAGGTGGTCGATCTGGTCCCAGGTGATGTCCTCGCCCTGGCCCTCGTGGCCGTCGCCACTCAGCCGCACGACCGTGGAGATCTTCGTGAACCCGCTCGAGATGTCGCGGGCCAGCGGCAGCAGCTCGCACCGCTCCACGCACAACGGCAGCCCGGCGACCCGTGCGTATGTCCCTCCGGCGTCCGCCTCGCGGTCGTCGCCGTCCGCGCCGGCCTCCCTGGAGTCGCAGGCGGACACGGGCGCGTCAGGTCCGCTTCAGGGTCGCGAGCCGGGCCTCGTCCACGCCGCGAGCCTACCGCGTCGTTCGCGATCGACACCGATCCGGCGGCCGCACGACCCCAGCGTGTAGCGTCGTCGCGTGGAGAACCGGCGCGCGCTGCTGCTGATCGCCGACATCGGCGGCTACACCGAGTACATGCAGTACCACCGGTCGATGCTCGGGCACGCGGAGGCCGCCACGACGCGCCTGCTCAAGAAGGTCGTCGACGCCGCCCGCGGCTTCGAGCTCATCGAGATCGAGGGCGACGCCGCGTTCCTCTCGCGCGAGGCCGGCGGGCTGGACGGCGACGCGACCCTCGCGGCCGTCATCGACGCGGCCGTCGCCATGCACCGCGCCTTCCACGCCGAGCGGCGGCTCGTCGAGCGCAACCTGTGCCCCTGCGAGAGCTGCACGCAGACCGCCGACCTCAAGCTGAAGTTCGTGGCGCACGTCGGCGAGGTCGCGACCCAGACGATCAGGCGCCGGCGAAAGCTCATCGGCATGGACGTGATCCTCGTCCACCGCCTGCTGAAGAACCCCGTGCCCGTGCCCGAGTACGTGCTGCTGTCCGAGGACCTGTACCGCGATGGCGCCGTGACGCCGCCCGAGCGGCCGGTCCACGAGATCGCCCACGACCTCGAGGGCATCGGGCCCGTGCGCGCGTACTTCGTGGAGGTCGACGACCTCGCGGGGCCCCTCGGCCCGATGCCCGAGCCGTCCCTGCTCGAGCGCGTCGGCGGGACGCTCGGCATGGTCGGGCGCGGCCTGCGGTACATCCCGCGCCGCCGGGGCCTCGCCGCTCACTGAGCCCCGGCCGCCGGCGTGCGCCCGGCGTCCCGCGCCCGGATCTCGGTGACGACCGCCTGCCCGGCGGCGGCGCTGGCCGGGTAGCCCGTGACCGCCGTGAGGTAGGCCCGGCGCTGCAGGACGCCCACGCGCAGGTGCGCGTCGGAGCCGGCGCGGACGGTGGCCGTGCGCGGCTCGTCGCACAGCAGGGCGATCTCGCCGAAGCCCTCGCCGCGGCCCAGCGTCGCGACGACCTGCCCGCCGCGGACCACCTCCGCACGCCCGGACTCGACCACGTAGAAGCGGTCGCCGCGCTCGCCCTGCTCGAACACGGCCTCCCGCGGCGCGAACTCGGCGTGCGCGAGCCCGGCGCCGAGCTGCTCGATCGTCGCCGCCGGCAGCGCGCCCAGCATGTCGACCTCCCGCAGGATCTCGATGTCGGCGTCGCGCACGCGCATCCCGGCGTCCAGCCGCCGCAGCGCGGTCCAGCTCGCGGCGACGGCCAGCGGCGCCAGGACGCCGACGACGGCGAGCGCGGGGCGGACGCCGAGCCCCTCGATGACCATGGGCGCGAGCAGGCCCCCGATCGCGACGCCGAGCGTCAGGACGGCCTCGAAGCTCGCGAACATGCGCGCCAGGACGGCCTCGTCGGCCAGCCGGGCCAGCAGCGTGAAGCCGCCGACGTCGATGAGCGCGTTGCCGACCCCGACCGCGCCGAGCAGCACGATCGCCGCCGCGCGCTCCGGGACGACGCCGACGAGGGCCAACGGCGCGCCGAACAGCGCGATGCCGACGCCGAACCACCGGGCCAGCCCGCCCCGCCGGACCAGGCCGAACGCGGCGACCGAGCCCACGACGCCGCCGCCGCCGACCGCTGCGTTGAGGACGCCGACGCCCGGGTCGCCCGTGTCCAGGAGGTCGATCGCAACCACCACCGTGAAGACCGACAGGCAGCCGCGCGTGAACGTCTGCACCACGCCGAGCCCGGTGATCAGCGAGAGCCGGCGGTCGCCCGTGATCGTGGCGAAGCCCTGCAGCAGCTCGCGTCCGCCGGCGCTGTCGGGCTGCGCCCGCGGGGGCGCGTCGTAGGCGAGGGCGGTGGTGGCCAGGCCGGCGACCAGCGACGCGCCGGCGCACGCGGCGAAGACCGCGGCCGGGCCGCTGGCCGCAAGCAGGACCGCGGCGACCACCGGGCCGCTGAGCGTGGCGAGCGAGTCCAGCATCCCGCGCACCGCGTTGGCGCTCGTCAGCTCCCGGGGCGACCGGGCCAGCGCGGGCAGCAGCGCCGAGTGGGCCGGCCGGTACATGGTCATGGCGACGGTGGCGACGACGGCCAGGCCGTAGGTCGCGGCCGCCGGGCCGCCGGAGGCCGTCACAGCCGCGGCGCCTCCCAGCGTCACGGCGCGCACCGCGCCGACGCACGTCAGCACCCGCTCGCGGCGGACCCGGTCGGCCCGGGTCGCCAGCAGCGGCGCGAGCAGCGCCGCGCTCGCCATCCGCGCGGCCGTGACGGCGCCGACGACACCGACGCCGCCCGCGCGGAACGCCACGACGCCGAGCGCGACCATGAACGCGCACTCGCCGGACCACATCGCGGCGAACGAGAGCTGCGCGCGGCGCAGCGGTCCGCTGCGCGCCGGGCCCCCGGGCGCGTGCCGCCGCCCGCGGGACGTCGGAGAGCGACGGGCCGCCACGGCGCGACTATCGCAGAGGCCCGCCCGCCGTCCGGGGCACCGTGCCCGGCGACATGTTCCTCGACGGCGTCACCCGACCCGACGTCACGAGCGTCACCATCGCCACGCCGCGGGACGTGCGGACGTTCATCCCCTCGCGCCGCGCCCACGCCTTCCTCGCGGTCTACCACGGCACCTTCCCGACCGCGCAGGCCGTCATCACCGCCACGTTCACCGACGGAGCACCCAGCGCCAGGTCATCCCGATCGGCGGCATGGAGCGGCCGGACATCGGATCCGGCTCACCCCGGCGGCCGGCCCGCGCGGACGGCGGTGACCGAGAGCTGGGCGTCGGCGCGCGAGGAGCAGGCCGTGCCGGGGCGGCGCACGAACGCCGCCGCCGTCGCGCCGGGCGGGTAGACCCGCAGCCCCCGCACCCGGCGCGGCCGGCAGTCCGAGGGCGGGAAGTCGGCGGTCCGGGCGATGCGCAGCGTCGCGATCGCACGGGCGCGACGCGCGAGGACGACGCGCGCCGGCCGCGGGGGCGCGACGCGGCGGGCCGCGGCCCCGACCCGGTGACCGTCGCCGCCCGCGACGAAGGAGACGCCGGGATGGCCGATCAGCGCGCAGGTCCCCCGGCCACGGTTGGTGAACGCGAGCTCCTGGTAGACCGAGCCGGCCGCGCCGCCGCCCGGGCTGCGCACGAGGGCGACCGCCAGCTCGGCCGTGCGGCACCGCGGGGCGGGGGCGGGAGCGCGCGCCGCCCGGGCCGCCCGGGCCGCCGGGCCCTGACCGGCCGTCGCGGGCACCGCGGCCACCAGGGCCGCGACCGCGGGGAGCAGGGCGTGGGGGAGGCGCATGCCGACAGGTTCCCGGATCGCCGCCATTCGCCACCCGCGTGTCCCCGGGGTAGCCTCGGGCCCGACCGACTCGACCGACCCGACCGACCCGACCGAGGAGCCCAATGGCCACCACCATGCCCGGACCCACCGCCGTCTCCACCGCTGCGGAGACCGTCTACGTCGATCGCTTCTGCGACGGCATCATCGGGCCCAGCGCCGAGGTGATCGGCACGGTCCGCGACGGTGGCCACATCGTCGCCAACACCGCACCGGGGTGCTGGGGGCCGATGATCACGCCCGCGATCCAGGGTGGCCACGAGGTCACGTTGCCGGTCGCCGTGGAGGGCGCCCAGGTCGGCGACGCGATCGCGATCCGCATCCGCTCCATCGACGTCACCTCCGTGGCGACGTCCTCGGGCAACGACCGGGCGATCGAGGGCCGCTTCAACGGCGACCCGTACTGCGCGAAGGTCTGCGCCGGCTGCGGCGCGCAGGACGAGGAGACCGTCGTGGAGGGCATCGGGCCCGACAGCGTGCGCTGCGCGGCCTGCGGCGCGCCCGCCGCGCCGTTCGCCTTCACCAACGGCTACACCATGGCCTTCGACGACGCGCGGCGCCTGGGCGTCACGGTCGACGCCGCGCGGGCCGAGGCGTTCGCCCGCGACGCCCACCACGCCGCCGCGCTGCCCGCGGCCTCGGTGCAGAACCCGATCCTGCTGTTCGCCCCGGCCGACCTCGTCGGCGTCGTCGCGCGGATGCGCCCGTTCATGGGCCAGCTCGGCACGATGCCGGCCGTCGACCTGCCGGACTCCCACAACGCCGGGGACTTCGGCGCGTTCCTGCTCGGCGCGCCGCACCGCCACGCGGTGACCCCCGAGCAGCTCGCCCAGCGCACCGACGGCCACCTCGACATCGACGCCGTCCGCGCCGGGGCGATCCTCGTCTGCCCCGTGAAGGTCCCCGGCGGCGGCGTCTACCTCGGCGACATGCACGCGATGCAGGGCGACGGCGAGATCGCCGGCCACACCGCCGACGTGGCGGGCACCGTCACGCTGCAGGTGTCGGTGGTCAAGGGCCTCGCGCTCGACGGCCCGGTCCTGTTCCCGCTGGCGGAGGACCTGCCGTTCCTCGCCCGCCCGCTGACCGCGGCCGAGCGCGAGGCGGCCGAGGCGCTGGCGGCCCGCCACGGCGGGGTGACCGTGGAGGACGGGCTGCCCGTGTCCGTCGTCGGCACGGGACCGGACCTCAACAGCGCCGTGGACAACGGGCTGCGCCGGGCCGCCACGATCCTCGGCATGGAGGTCCCCGAGGTCATGAACCGCGCGACGATCAGCGGCGCGATCGAGATCGGCCGGGCGCCCGGCGTCGTGCAGGTCACGTTCCGCGCGCCCGCCGCGGCCCTCGCGGCGTGCGGGCTCGACGGGCTCGCGCGCGAGCAGTACGGCGCGCCGGCCTGATCAGCCGCCGGCGACGGGGAGCACCAGCGCCAGG from the Baekduia soli genome contains:
- a CDS encoding phosphotransferase family protein, with amino-acid sequence MTRPSADAGASDAEIIQLIQAFIGAQTGETPPEIVRLHRASLGKSRENWSLDAVWGGDASGPEPLIVRRDPEGGLVDTDRELEFNLLRALEPSGLPVPKVRWLDATGEWLGRPSLVMRRLAGESDYFVVNNDHLPLATRVSLAERFCDLLAAVHLVPWAQLGLGEILPDPGPGAAEAELARFEQVLRTDELRRYDEIEAILAWLRDHAPRSEPTVLVHADFKPGNVLLADGEITALLDWELAHLGDRHEDLGWVTQPLREREHLIAGAWERDQLLQRYADATGFDVDEDALHWWQTFATFRTLVMQVSGLRAYVEDRSDKAYRPTQKVLSTGMRQITKGSAA
- a CDS encoding HD domain-containing phosphohydrolase, encoding MGGAGIERAQVRLAELVGALSLGVDLGFGQPMEHVLRQCLIALRLAERVGLDDGSRAVVYYAALLVNVGCHSDAHEQARWFGDDIALRAARYEHPLGSMRATVAGMRLLGSGNPPLHRFRVGLEFALSGRQAVDDMIRHHAEMARGLAEQLALPDAVLDAVGSTYEQWDGRGWPGRLRGDDVPIAARLAQLAEFVEVAHRVGGVEAARTFARERAGTQFDPELAAVFAEEADLLLADLDDAATWDAVIAAEPMLVGALSPDAFDDALLAIADFVDLKSPFTLGHARAVSGLAAAAGERLGLDAGEVRALRRAGLAHDLGRLGISNAIWDKPGPLGAGERERVRMLPYLTERMLRQSPALAPLGRIAVAHRERLDGSGHPHGLAGPAIPRLARVLGAADAYQAMCEPRPHRPAHGAGEAATQLRAEVRAGRLDREAVEAVLGAAGHRVARRREGPAGLTVREVEVLRLAARGLSTRVIAERLVIAPKTAANHIEHIYTKIGVSTRAQASLFAMRHGLLPEEPPASDGLPADRAGV
- a CDS encoding enolase-like domain-containing protein, with product MSACDSREAGADGDDREADAGGTYARVAGLPLCVERCELLPLARDISSGFTKISTVVRLSGDGHEGQGEDITWDQIDHLEHLRGAGELSWLRGTRTLDAFSTLLGLADLFPVAPIRESARDYRRWAFESAALDLALRQSGLSLQDAVGRAAEPVTFVVSLRLDDRAGLARLRALRAADPGLRFKLDPVDSWDDALLAELAALDCVDVVDMKGLYRNATVAMDADPVLYGRVFEHLPRVWIEDPALAPATIGLLDGRRDRVTWDEPIHAVGDIRALPWRPRLLNLKPARFGSVRRLFETYDYCRAHDIGAYGGGMFEQGPGRGQLQYLASLFHPDGPNDLAPVAYNLHAPAGGLPRSPLAPEPHETGFRWGDYDARRSIREAPGGPGAR
- a CDS encoding DUF2652 domain-containing protein produces the protein MENRRALLLIADIGGYTEYMQYHRSMLGHAEAATTRLLKKVVDAARGFELIEIEGDAAFLSREAGGLDGDATLAAVIDAAVAMHRAFHAERRLVERNLCPCESCTQTADLKLKFVAHVGEVATQTIRRRRKLIGMDVILVHRLLKNPVPVPEYVLLSEDLYRDGAVTPPERPVHEIAHDLEGIGPVRAYFVEVDDLAGPLGPMPEPSLLERVGGTLGMVGRGLRYIPRRRGLAAH
- a CDS encoding cyclic nucleotide-binding domain-containing protein; protein product: MAARRSPTSRGRRHAPGGPARSGPLRRAQLSFAAMWSGECAFMVALGVVAFRAGGVGVVGAVTAARMASAALLAPLLATRADRVRRERVLTCVGAVRAVTLGGAAAVTASGGPAAATYGLAVVATVAMTMYRPAHSALLPALARSPRELTSANAVRGMLDSLATLSGPVVAAVLLAASGPAAVFAACAGASLVAGLATTALAYDAPPRAQPDSAGGRELLQGFATITGDRRLSLITGLGVVQTFTRGCLSVFTVVVAIDLLDTGDPGVGVLNAAVGGGGVVGSVAAFGLVRRGGLARWFGVGIALFGAPLALVGVVPERAAAIVLLGAVGVGNALIDVGGFTLLARLADEAVLARMFASFEAVLTLGVAIGGLLAPMVIEGLGVRPALAVVGVLAPLAVAASWTALRRLDAGMRVRDADIEILREVDMLGALPAATIEQLGAGLAHAEFAPREAVFEQGERGDRFYVVESGRAEVVRGGQVVATLGRGEGFGEIALLCDEPRTATVRAGSDAHLRVGVLQRRAYLTAVTGYPASAAAGQAVVTEIRARDAGRTPAAGAQ
- a CDS encoding DUF4232 domain-containing protein, with protein sequence MRLPHALLPAVAALVAAVPATAGQGPAARAARAARAPAPAPRCRTAELAVALVRSPGGGAAGSVYQELAFTNRGRGTCALIGHPGVSFVAGGDGHRVGAAARRVAPPRPARVVLARRARAIATLRIARTADFPPSDCRPRRVRGLRVYPPGATAAAFVRRPGTACSSRADAQLSVTAVRAGRPPG
- a CDS encoding acetamidase/formamidase family protein, whose amino-acid sequence is MPGPTAVSTAAETVYVDRFCDGIIGPSAEVIGTVRDGGHIVANTAPGCWGPMITPAIQGGHEVTLPVAVEGAQVGDAIAIRIRSIDVTSVATSSGNDRAIEGRFNGDPYCAKVCAGCGAQDEETVVEGIGPDSVRCAACGAPAAPFAFTNGYTMAFDDARRLGVTVDAARAEAFARDAHHAAALPAASVQNPILLFAPADLVGVVARMRPFMGQLGTMPAVDLPDSHNAGDFGAFLLGAPHRHAVTPEQLAQRTDGHLDIDAVRAGAILVCPVKVPGGGVYLGDMHAMQGDGEIAGHTADVAGTVTLQVSVVKGLALDGPVLFPLAEDLPFLARPLTAAEREAAEALAARHGGVTVEDGLPVSVVGTGPDLNSAVDNGLRRAATILGMEVPEVMNRATISGAIEIGRAPGVVQVTFRAPAAALAACGLDGLAREQYGAPA